A window of Candidatus Hydrogenedentota bacterium contains these coding sequences:
- the hemL gene encoding glutamate-1-semialdehyde 2,1-aminomutase, translating into MNHDKSKALFAAANKTLVGGVNSPVRAFKGVGGDPFFVASGKGATITDADGNEYIDYVLSWGPLVLGHAHEAIETAVRDALSRGASFGIPTEAEILLAERLAKLVPCIEKARLVNSGTEATMSAIRLARGYTKRDLVVKIEGCYHGHVDSLLVKAGSGLTTLGVPTSPGVPKAYAATTLTVPFNDLDAIRDVFEEHGPNIACVIVEPVAGNMGVIPPVPGYLKGLRAFTSDYGALLIFDEVMTGFRVALGGAQERYGVTPDLCTLGKVIGGGLPVGAYGGPAEIMDHLSPVGPVYQAGTLSGNPLATAAGIAALDAIAQPGVMESLEAKLKQLGDGLGAIARETGVPVYQTQVGSMACMFFHPGPIRNYAEATKSDTARYAKFFWGMLERGVYFAPSQYEAAFMSTAHGDSDIDKTLEAAREVFKTL; encoded by the coding sequence ATGAACCACGACAAGTCCAAAGCCCTCTTCGCCGCCGCCAACAAGACCCTCGTCGGCGGGGTAAACAGCCCCGTCCGCGCCTTCAAGGGCGTCGGGGGCGATCCCTTCTTCGTCGCATCGGGGAAAGGCGCCACCATTACCGACGCGGACGGCAACGAGTACATCGACTACGTGCTCTCCTGGGGTCCGCTCGTCCTGGGCCATGCGCACGAGGCCATCGAGACCGCCGTGCGCGATGCGCTCTCGCGCGGCGCGAGTTTCGGCATCCCCACCGAGGCCGAAATCCTGCTCGCGGAGCGGCTGGCGAAGCTCGTCCCCTGCATCGAGAAGGCGCGCCTCGTGAACAGCGGCACGGAGGCCACCATGAGCGCCATCCGCCTCGCGCGCGGCTACACAAAGCGCGATCTGGTCGTGAAGATTGAGGGCTGTTACCACGGCCATGTGGACAGCCTCCTCGTCAAGGCGGGCAGCGGCCTGACCACCCTCGGCGTCCCCACGAGCCCCGGCGTTCCCAAGGCCTACGCCGCCACGACGCTGACCGTGCCCTTTAACGACCTCGACGCTATCCGCGACGTCTTCGAGGAGCACGGCCCGAATATCGCCTGCGTCATCGTGGAGCCGGTTGCCGGCAACATGGGCGTCATCCCGCCGGTGCCGGGCTACCTCAAGGGCCTCCGCGCCTTCACGAGCGACTACGGCGCGCTGCTCATCTTCGACGAGGTGATGACCGGGTTCCGCGTGGCCCTGGGCGGCGCGCAGGAACGCTATGGCGTCACGCCGGACCTCTGCACGCTCGGCAAGGTCATCGGCGGCGGCCTGCCCGTGGGCGCCTACGGCGGGCCCGCCGAGATTATGGATCACCTGTCGCCCGTCGGCCCCGTCTACCAGGCCGGCACGCTTTCCGGCAATCCCCTGGCCACCGCCGCCGGCATCGCCGCGCTCGACGCCATCGCTCAGCCCGGCGTCATGGAGAGCCTGGAGGCGAAGCTCAAGCAGCTCGGCGACGGCCTGGGCGCCATCGCGCGGGAGACCGGCGTCCCCGTTTACCAGACCCAGGTGGGATCGATGGCCTGCATGTTCTTCCACCCCGGCCCGATCCGCAACTACGCCGAAGCCACGAAGTCGGATACCGCGCGCTACGCGAAGTTTTTCTGGGGCATGCTCGAGCGCGGCGTCTATTTCGCGCCCTCGCAGTACGAGGCGGCCTTCATGAGCACGGCCCACGGGGACAGCGACATCGACAAGACGCTCGAAGCCGCGCGCGAGGTCTTCAAGACGCTGTAG
- a CDS encoding hydantoinase B/oxoprolinase family protein, with protein MHPASSPARGWDFWIDRGGTFTDVVARDPQGQIHARKLLSVNPAHYADAPLHAIRSLLGLPAGAPIPPDRINAVKMGTTLATNALLERKGAPVAFLVTKGFADLLAIGYQDRPDLFALHIQQPDTLAARTIEVTERILADGAIHTALDKAGVRDALVSARAAGIDSVAVLLLNSYANPIHEFRIGEIARELGFSQISLSHEAANEIKAVGRGDTALADAYLTPIIRDYIARAREALGADAPLRFMQSNGGLADARRFSGKNAILSGPAGGAVAYAAICREAGFPKAIGFDMGGTSTDVSRADNTFEFVYEKTVAGARIKAPMIAIETVAAGGGSILAFDGHRCTVGPESAGAQPGPACYGAGGPAAVTDANLVLGRIQPRYFPACFGPNADQPLDAAAARARIGALAEAMAAAAGRTVSLEEAAAGFIRIANENMVKPIKAISVARGYNAREYALCCFGGAGAQHACAVAGALGMRHIVLHPRAGVLSALGMGLADLAHSESEPVLARLDEQALARILPRFTALESRGRAVLERDGIAPDAVQFARSAELRYEGADAALEIPVETDTNWADAFAALHQQRYGFAKPGHPIEVVNLRLRATGRFENRAPLSAALPGAASSAGAPPVPEDRVTVYFDTVQPDGARTLAPVETPVYRRDALLPGQLLAGPAFIVEEASTVIVDPGWSAAVDALGNLILTAEAVAETEHIAAEADPVLLEVFNNRFMSIAEQMGECLERASHSANIKERLDFSCAVFGPDGALVANAPHIPVHLGAMGESVKAILRDAGDAMRPGDVYLTNDPYHGGSHLPDMTVVTPVFSEAGERIFFVANRGHHADVGGIAPGSMPPFSKRIDEEGIRFHNFALVSGGEFREKELRDALAAGPWPARDIEERLSDFRAQIAANVLGADLLRGLCDQYTVRAVQAYMGHVRRNAADTMADCIAALPDGAYSFTEILDSGAPIRCEITIDGSRAMVDFTGTAPQLEGNLNAPRAVALSAVLYVFRTLVGKPIPLNSGCLDPIEVIIPEGSLLSPRPPAAVVGGNVETSQRICDAIYGALGVLAGSQGTMNNLTFGDDTFGYYETIGGGTGAGRGFPGASGVHSHMTNTRITDPEVLERRYPVILLQFSIRRGSGGAGRWRGGDGLVRAIEFRRAVTVSCLMERRTTAAFGLDGGQPGLPGQNWLLRGEFPEHLPGHAQVAVAPGDVLIIETPGGGGAGAL; from the coding sequence ATGCACCCCGCCTCTTCTCCCGCCCGCGGCTGGGATTTCTGGATTGATCGCGGCGGCACGTTTACCGATGTCGTGGCCCGCGACCCGCAGGGCCAGATCCATGCGCGCAAATTGTTGAGCGTGAATCCGGCGCATTACGCCGACGCGCCGCTGCACGCGATCCGGTCGTTGCTGGGGCTGCCCGCGGGCGCACCAATCCCGCCGGACCGGATCAACGCGGTGAAGATGGGCACGACGCTGGCCACCAACGCGCTGCTGGAGCGCAAGGGGGCGCCGGTCGCCTTTCTGGTGACGAAGGGCTTCGCGGATTTGCTGGCGATTGGTTACCAGGACCGGCCGGACCTCTTCGCGCTGCATATCCAGCAACCGGACACCCTGGCGGCGCGCACGATCGAGGTCACGGAGCGGATCCTGGCGGACGGCGCGATCCACACCGCCCTCGACAAGGCCGGGGTGCGGGATGCGCTGGTGTCGGCGCGGGCGGCGGGCATCGACAGCGTCGCGGTGCTGCTCCTGAACAGCTACGCCAACCCGATCCACGAGTTTCGCATTGGTGAGATTGCGCGGGAGCTTGGCTTTTCGCAGATCAGCCTGAGCCACGAGGCAGCGAACGAAATCAAGGCGGTGGGCCGCGGCGACACGGCGCTCGCGGACGCCTACCTCACGCCGATCATCCGGGATTACATCGCGCGGGCGCGGGAGGCGCTGGGGGCTGACGCACCGCTCCGCTTCATGCAGTCCAACGGCGGCCTGGCGGATGCGCGGCGCTTTTCCGGCAAGAACGCGATCCTCTCGGGGCCGGCGGGCGGCGCGGTGGCCTATGCGGCGATCTGCCGGGAGGCTGGCTTCCCGAAGGCGATTGGCTTCGACATGGGCGGCACTTCCACCGACGTGAGCCGCGCCGACAACACCTTCGAGTTTGTCTACGAAAAAACGGTCGCGGGCGCGCGTATCAAGGCGCCGATGATCGCGATCGAAACGGTGGCGGCGGGCGGCGGATCGATTCTGGCGTTTGATGGGCACCGCTGCACCGTCGGGCCGGAGAGCGCGGGCGCACAGCCGGGACCGGCCTGCTACGGCGCGGGCGGCCCGGCGGCGGTGACGGACGCCAACCTGGTTCTCGGGCGCATCCAGCCGCGCTATTTTCCGGCGTGCTTCGGGCCGAACGCGGATCAGCCGCTGGACGCGGCGGCGGCGCGGGCGCGCATCGGCGCGCTGGCCGAGGCCATGGCGGCGGCGGCGGGGCGCACGGTGTCGCTGGAGGAGGCGGCGGCGGGCTTCATACGGATTGCTAACGAGAACATGGTCAAGCCGATCAAGGCCATCAGCGTGGCGCGCGGCTACAACGCGCGGGAGTATGCCCTGTGCTGCTTCGGCGGCGCGGGCGCGCAGCATGCCTGCGCCGTGGCGGGCGCGCTGGGCATGCGCCACATCGTGCTGCATCCCCGGGCGGGGGTCTTGAGCGCGCTGGGCATGGGCCTGGCCGATCTGGCGCACTCGGAGAGCGAGCCGGTGCTGGCGCGCCTGGACGAGCAAGCCCTCGCGCGGATCCTGCCGCGATTCACGGCGCTGGAGTCGCGCGGGCGGGCCGTGCTTGAACGCGACGGCATCGCGCCGGACGCGGTCCAGTTCGCGCGCAGCGCGGAGCTCCGCTACGAAGGCGCGGACGCGGCCCTGGAGATTCCGGTGGAGACGGACACAAACTGGGCCGATGCGTTTGCGGCGCTTCACCAGCAGCGCTACGGCTTCGCCAAGCCGGGGCATCCCATCGAGGTGGTGAACCTGCGCCTGCGCGCGACGGGCCGCTTCGAGAACCGGGCGCCCCTCTCGGCGGCCTTGCCCGGCGCGGCCTCTTCGGCGGGCGCGCCCCCCGTACCCGAGGATCGCGTGACGGTGTATTTCGATACCGTACAGCCCGATGGCGCACGCACCCTGGCGCCCGTGGAGACGCCGGTTTATCGTCGGGACGCGCTCCTGCCCGGCCAACTTCTCGCGGGCCCCGCCTTCATCGTCGAGGAGGCCTCGACGGTCATCGTGGATCCCGGCTGGTCCGCAGCGGTGGACGCGCTGGGCAACCTGATTCTCACCGCCGAGGCCGTCGCCGAAACCGAGCACATCGCCGCCGAGGCCGACCCCGTGCTACTGGAGGTGTTCAACAACCGGTTCATGTCCATCGCGGAGCAGATGGGCGAGTGCCTGGAGCGCGCGAGCCACTCCGCGAATATCAAGGAGCGCCTGGACTTCTCCTGCGCGGTGTTCGGGCCGGACGGCGCGCTTGTGGCGAACGCGCCGCACATTCCGGTGCACCTGGGGGCCATGGGCGAGAGCGTGAAGGCGATCCTGCGCGATGCGGGCGACGCGATGCGCCCGGGCGACGTCTACCTGACCAACGATCCGTATCACGGCGGTTCGCACCTGCCGGACATGACGGTGGTGACGCCCGTGTTCTCGGAAGCGGGCGAGCGCATCTTCTTCGTGGCCAATCGCGGCCACCACGCGGACGTGGGCGGTATCGCGCCGGGATCCATGCCCCCGTTTTCGAAGCGCATCGACGAGGAGGGCATCCGCTTCCACAATTTCGCGCTGGTTTCCGGCGGAGAATTCCGGGAGAAGGAGCTGCGCGACGCGCTGGCGGCCGGTCCCTGGCCCGCGCGCGATATCGAGGAGCGCCTGAGCGATTTTCGCGCGCAGATCGCCGCAAACGTACTCGGCGCGGATCTGCTGCGCGGCCTGTGTGACCAGTATACCGTCCGCGCCGTGCAGGCCTACATGGGGCACGTGCGCAGGAACGCCGCGGACACCATGGCGGACTGCATCGCGGCGCTTCCCGATGGCGCGTACTCGTTTACGGAGATCCTGGACAGCGGCGCGCCGATCCGCTGCGAAATCACCATCGACGGATCGCGGGCCATGGTGGATTTCACGGGAACCGCGCCGCAGCTGGAGGGGAATCTGAACGCGCCGCGGGCCGTGGCGCTCTCGGCGGTGCTCTACGTCTTCCGGACGCTCGTGGGCAAGCCCATCCCGCTCAACAGCGGCTGCCTGGACCCGATCGAGGTCATTATTCCGGAAGGATCGCTGCTGTCTCCCCGGCCTCCGGCGGCGGTGGTGGGCGGCAATGTGGAAACCTCGCAGCGGATCTGCGACGCGATCTACGGCGCGCTGGGCGTCCTGGCCGGGAGCCAGGGCACCATGAACAACCTGACCTTCGGCGACGACACCTTCGGCTACTACGAAACGATCGGCGGCGGGACGGGCGCGGGCCGCGGCTTTCCGGGGGCTTCGGGGGTGCACAGCCACATGACCAACACGCGCATCACGGACCCCGAAGTGCTGGAGCGGCGCTATCCGGTCATCCTGCTACAGTTCTCGATCCGGCGCGGATCGGGTGGCGCGGGGCGCTGGCGCGGGGGCGACGGGCTCGTCCGCGCAATCGAGTTCCGGCGCGCGGTGACGGTATCGTGCCTGATGGAACGGCGGACCACGGCGGCCTTCGGCCTCGACGGCGGCCAGCCCGGCCTGCCCGGCCAGAACTGGCTGCTGCGCGGCGAATTCCCGGAGCACCTGCCGGGCCACGCGCAGGTGGCGGTGGCTCCGGGCGACGTGCTGATCATCGAAACGCCGGGCGGTGGCGGCGCGGGCGCCCTGTAG